DNA sequence from the Littorina saxatilis isolate snail1 linkage group LG9, US_GU_Lsax_2.0, whole genome shotgun sequence genome:
GACTATTCGACGATATGAACCAGAAAGAAACAGTCACAGAAAGGGATTTGTTCCCAAATCTCCTATCTCGTTGtcactgtctctttctgtcatgGCTGGACTAATCGACGAAATGAACCAGAAAGAAACAGTCACAGAGAGGGATTTGTTCCCAAATCTCCTATCTCGTTGtcactgtctctttctgtcatgGCTGGACTAATCGACGAAATGAACCAGAAAGAAACAGTTACAGAAAGGGATTTGTTCCCAAATCTCCTATCTcgttgtcactgtctcattctGTCATGGCTGGACTAATCGACGAAATGAACCAGAAAGAGACAGTCACAGAAAGGGATTTGTTCCCAAATCTCCTATCTcgttgtcactgtctcattctGTCATGGCTGGACTAATCGACGAAATGAACCATATCGTTCCTAGCACTTCTATGTTTTCGTGCCTCGGGAAGCCGGAGAAGTTCTGGGAACAGATAGGCTATGGTTAATTTCACGTCGATAAACTCGACcatgacagaaagagacagtcaCAGAGGCAGAGAAGTTCTAGGGTCTTATATGGTTCATTCCGTCATGAAATCCGACCATGACAGAAAGAGACTCACACTATTTTTGCTATTTTTGCTATTGCTAGTATTCATGTTAAACGGGGCTATTAAATCACCCCGTCTCTCTTTTGCACCCCCCTCTTTCCACGCCCCTTGCTATCTGCATTATATTGTCCCCAAAAAGCAAACCCTTTTTCGTGGAGATTTTGGTTTGTCACAGAATCgatcaaaaatacacaaacaaatcgGAACGGATGTCCTGTgtctatatatatgtcgtgccgaattcacggaattgccgaattcgcggaatcggcaacatttttgcccatttcgcgtaatcggcaaaacgctgcccattacgtgaaatcggcagcgttttgccaaaAACGCGGAAAGGCCTCTAAAATATGCCCATTTCACAGaagcgacagccagtctgttactttttgtgtcaccagaacattgcattgaCATTGTTTTACCTCCTTACCATGTTTTTtatggtctatgttggtctgtgtcgaacATGACTCaggaaatgcacgaaaactattttttttgcaataacttgccataacttatcgattattgcaataTCTATAGATTCAAGTATCTAtttgtctaagtgtgatgatatcccaggcatttgagaactttaaaaccaaaaagtggctgcTAATTTCtcaaaatgggcaaattttagaagcctttacgcgttttcggcaaaacgctgccgatttcgcgtaatgggcagcgttttgccgattacgcgaaatgggcaaaaatgttgccgatttcgcgaagtcggcaattacgtgaattcggcacgacatatatactCCAGATATAGCCCCGTCTGTACTGAAAATCATATGGACGGAAAGAAGCAGACGGGGCTATATCTGGAGTATATATATAGAGTGCCGATGAAGTTGGTTCTCCCGTTCCGTACGCATTACGGTTCTAGGAATCCATAACCGGTACGGTACGGTGTATGTAGTTATGAACCATTTGAAGATTCGAACCGACGGGGTTATATCTGGAGATTGCCGATTATTTTGTCTATACTGTTGTGTGTGGGAGGCGGTTGATCGTTTAGGTCACGTGCAGATGTTCAACAAATGTTGCCCCGTTCTGAGGGTAAGTGGTTTGTGGTTTTATTTTGTGCTGCAGGGTAATTAATACGGATCGAGTAAACGAATACCTGCGTAAACATACAGACCGACAATGCGGAAATATTCTGGGGGTTGTACAAGCACCGTCCACATAGTATTCCACCGTCTATAATCTAGTTTCCTTTAActtgtgcaccccccccccatacacacacacacacacacgctgttttctttttcttctgttctGTTTTGCTTCAAAGTGTTAATCCTTTTTTCCCAAAACAATTTACAAAATATATGTCTGCATCACTCTGTGCATACGTCAACTTTAGTTTTCTCTCCATAGTTTGAATAAAAAAGGAATGATATTGAATGCATCTATGTTTTAGTTGATCTaggtttttttctgttgtttttgtttgtttgtgtgcttttgtttggttttttcttttgtttattttgtttctaCTTCAactgttcttgttttttctttagAATTCATCAAGTACGTGATACGCAATGAACGCAGCAACAACCTGCACAGAGAAAATCACTTCGTGCCCAGCTACGACCAGTGCAAACCTTGCGACTACCACTATGACGTCATAGGCAAGATGGAAACCTTCTCCAAAGACGTCAGTCTCGTTGTGGCGCAGCTGGGCTTCAACATCAGCCAATCGACACTCAAGGAATGGTCACGTGTGAGCGAGTTCGACGCCATCGAAGACTCCATTACGTCACCGTACGGATGGcagaaaaatgtgaccaaatgCATGACTTGGGAGCTGGCCAACAAAAGAATTTGGAGAAAGCTGCAAATTCGAGGCATTCTCGATAGAAACGAACCATTGCCGATCAATTACAAGCATTCTTCTTCTAGTTCTGCTGAGTTTATCCAGCTGGTGAAAAGTTCTTGGGAGCAGTTTCGAACGAACGGTACGAAGCCGAGGCAAAAGGCTGAAGCATTGTCGTCTGCGTATAGTCTCGTACCGAAAAGTGATCTTGAGCTTCTTCGAGAATACTTTTTGTTGGACTTTGATTTGTTTGATTATGATTCCAGACCTGCCAAAATATTTGAGGCTAAAAATACTTGGGATGTTTTTAACATCACTCAGTGACTGAACTTGTGATATCTGTGCATAAACAACCTAAAAATGTTTGCAATAACACAATGTTGATCAAACATGAATATAATACTTCAGATTGCTGATGCTAAGTCTATGCAAGTTGCATATAAAACGGGGTATCTTAAATGTTGCCGCACGATCTACTCATTGTAATGTATgccctgtgtgtatgtgcgtgtgtgcgtgtgatatttgtgtgtgtgtgtgcgtgtgtgtgtgtgtgtgtgtgcgtgtgtgtgtgtgtgtgtgagtgtgtgagtgtgtgtttgtgagagaaggagggcggggatatagctcagttggtagcgcgctggatttgtattcagttggccgctgtcagcgtgagttcgatcccaggttcggcggaaatttatttcacagagtcatttttgtgtgcagactctcttaggtgtccgaacctccccccgtgtacactacattgggtgtgcacgttaaagatcccacgattgacaaaagggtctttcctggcaaaattgcttaggcacagttaataattgtctacctatacccgtgtgacttggaataataggccgtgaaaggtaaatatgcgccgaaatggctgcaatctactggccgtataaaatttcatctcacacggcatcactgcagagcgcctagaactgtacccacggaatatgcgcgatataagactcattgattgattgattgtgtgtgtgtgtgtgtgtgtgtgtgtgtgtgtgtgtgtgtgtgtgtgtgtgtgtgagtgtgtgagtgtgtgtttgtgagagaaagagtgaaagtcagagtgtgtgtgtgtgtatgtgtgtgagagtgtatgtgtgtgagagtgggagagagagagagagagagagagagagagagagagagagagagagagagagagagagagagagagagagagagaagctgtcatgtttgatatatgtaccggttgtaatgggtcagttggcctaaacaataaactttgAGTTCTGAGTATTACTTCCACCTCTAAAACACTTAttgatcatatctatgtttctGAAAAACGTCATATTAAAGAAACATGTGTACCATTTTTTGCTGTGAGTGACCTTTTTCCCATTTGCACACACAAAGGGTTAAAAATTCCAAAAGCAGGTCACAGAACAATTACATATCGTTCATTCTCTCATTTCAATGAAAGTGCATTTCTTTCTGATCTAAAAAATAGTCCACTTTCaaatacttacaattttacaaaCCCTGACCAAGCTTTGGATTTTTGGATATCTATATTCATTAATATTTATAACAAACACGCACCCCTTAAAACACATCGAATAAAGCAGATCGAAAAACCTAAATGGATCGACAAAGACATAGAAAATACAGCAAATTACCGTGATTTTTTAAAAGAACATGATACACATGAAGAgtacaaacaacaaagaaataaagtgaACTCCCTTAAACGAAAACGTAAACAACAATATTTTCAAAACCTCATTACTtctaaacaagattcaaaatctaTTTGGAAAGCAATTAACCAACTCACAAAGACATTGCAAATAAATCCTCCCAAGTTATTAATATTTCTGTAGATACACTTAATGAAAATTTCTCAAAAATTGCCGATAAAGAAATTTCTTATGATCGGACAGAATCAAATGATTTAAAACTTTTGAAAGAATACTGCAGTTCCAAACATATCCATGTTCATCAGGCATTGCAACCAATGGATGTTTACTCTCAGCTACAGCATCTTAAACAAACCGGAATACGTGACATAGATGGACTTGAtgcaaaaaatataaaaatggcagCTCCAATAATCACGGATACATTAACTTTCATTTATAACATATGTATCGACCAATGCTGTTTTCCAAGTAAattcaaacaggctaaagtgattCCTCTTTTTAAATCGGGAGATACTACAAATCCTTCAAATTACAGACCAATATCAATTCTATCAATCCTTTCAAAgcctcttgaaaaacatatcaataagcATATTCTTTTGCACTTTGAGGACAACAAATTGATACATGATAAGcaatcaggttttaggcaaaaacaCTCATATCAAACAGCGCTGATTAGCTTAGTTGACCAATGGCTAAACAACATTAATAGTAACcagttctgtgctgctctatttgttgactttgctaaagcttttgacctaattgaccataaactccttatcaaaaagcttgagatttatggATTGGCAACTGATTCTATTAACATTTTAAAATCTTttctgtcagacagacagcaaagtacttatctgaatcaatcatactcttgtaaacaaacagtaaggtttggagttccacaaggttctattcttggtcctttactattttctatctatattaatgacctaccattatttgttaaatgtatgtgtgaactatttgcagatgatactacaattcattctagtcacaaagatctaagtgagctagcaagagtcctccaagaaaacattgatcgattgctggaatgggtcagaactaaaccatatgtcactaaacccaaataaaactaaatgcatgcttctaaccactagacaaaaacgacaaaatctatcatcaaaatttcctaaactacaaatacaaaatcaagatgtAACTGAAGTTGATAACCATAAAGTTTTCGGAATAACCATTGATAAAaatctgtcttggtcaaaacatttagatacactttgtaaaaatacttctaaaacaaaatatcagttatcttcttcttcttcttttgcgttcgtgtgctgaaactcccacgttaactcgtgttttttgctcgagtggatttttacatgtatgaccgattttaccctgccattaaggcagccatacgccgctttcggaggaagcatactggatatttttgtgtttctataacccaccgaactctgacatggattacaggatcttttgcgtgcgcacttggtcttgtgcttacgtgtacacacgaagggggataagccactagcaggtctgcacataagttgacctgggagatcggaaaaatctccacacttaacccaccaggcggccgcgaccgggattcgaaccctcgaccttccgattaagaggccgacgtcttaccaccccgccacagcgcccgtcttatcagttatcaaaaactaaacactttctagacctacgcacacggaaactgttttttcaggcatatatttaatcaactattgattatgcgtccacagtgtgggactctgcaagtgcaaacactttgaaacacttgtgctgtttacatagacgagctgtcaaattaattcttttaaaaaatgcatctctctctacgtctgattataaaaaaattaaagattcttcctatcaaatcaAGATTTATCTATAACAAAGGTGCAATGATGCATATAATtttgtcagggaatgcacctacattcattgcctcaaatttcaaactgaataattcaataaaactaaacaaattaattaccccaacccctagaattgacctttacaaatcaagtctttcttattctggcgccttattgtggaactaGTGAAACTTCCTTGAAAGAAATGtatatgctgtttctcttggaaacaagtaaataattatgtgataatattacatcattgcttgatattcataatgcattttgaaagtctttttaattgtttgacatgttaattatatatattgtattgtaattaactttggggtatttagtgtggagttacgagataagaaaagccgaatgcgaaagtttgtgtcagtcggcaacttagctcacacaggcacacaaaaacggctgttccgttttactcccctgtttgtactacatctttcgactttgggcattttgtggtgtttagggacagaaaataattggtttagtcctgtttcatcaggaagttagcagaaaagggtatgctatcgacatttgtaaagctgaaaaacattcccgagaagaatgtcaagttgtcagtgtgtgctgttgtcgattgaaacatcgtgtggtacagatgggtaaaccggaaccatgcgtctttgttattgtcaatatgcttttggatattggcaaaaatggccaatgtccgtagcattatgctttgatgatcggaagaagccatccaatcacagcccccgaattcccccacgtgtccatcagaatatagctatataaacggtTAGTATGAAGAAGATTCTTTAGATATAGGAAATAAAGGGAACATATGAAATCAGTCACAGCCTGTCACGCTCGTCAATCGAATGGTGTAAACAATATCAAAATTTGCGTGTGGACACTCCGATGAACGTTTAAAATAGAAGAAAATTCTTTTAGATataagaaataaagaaacataTGAAATCAGTCATAGCCTGTCATGCTCGTCAATCCAATGGTGTGGACAATGCTAAACTTTTTTATGTGCATTTTCTGATGAACGGTTAGTATAGAAGAAGATTCTTTTTGATATAGGACATTAATCATAGCCTCTGATATATTCACCAATCTTTGTGTGTGAATATTCTGATAAAAGACCAGTAAAGAAgaaggggggaggaggagaggcgggggggggggggggggggtgggtgggtgaagggggggtgggggtggtcgGGGTGTTAATtatccagaaaaaaaacccattggAAGGGTCttttaatgtttgttttttctcgcATACAAACGGAGGTTAGTGTTTGAATTCAAATGCAAAATAATTGTATCAAAATGTGGAAAACACGTTGAACGAACACAACTCATCATTTCCAAGACTACCACTTTCAAAAAAAGACAGGTATGAAACAGGTTCTAGTTAAGGCTTTTGGTCTATTACAACAGCTTATCTTTATAATCACTGACAGTTTAGTGTCAGGAGAAAGGtatgaaatgcaatcccattaAGTGAGTCCGGTCCTTAATTAATTACGAGTATTCATTATCGAATTATCTCGACAGTTCAAAATGTGTTTCTTGATTATAAATCAATTAATACTCTGTGCAAAATACATCccttttcaaagaagaaataaTGACAGTCAATCTCTAACCGACAGGCATTAAACAAATAATCTCAATTCTTTAAGAAACTATTTTCAACGACTACAGAAGAAGCAAAGCTATTTTAAATAAAGGGAAGGAGTTCAAAGCAGGATTTGTTGAAACTAGCCTTTATTCTTCTGTGATAAACAACCGCCGCTGTGATTTTAAACGGTCGTTTATCACAGAAGAATAAAGGCTAGTTTCAACAAATCCTGCTTTGAGCTCCTTCCCTTGAGTCAAGTGCCAACCGCGGTGTAAAAAAGAGGACCCCTGTTTACGTTGGGACCTGTAGCGTCTGAAATGGTTTGCCTTATTCAGCTAATCACTGTCTTTATACACTCCAGTGTAAGTGTGAAGAGAGGCCAAGATTGACACGCGCAGGGCATGAACCtgtgctatgctaacttggtttttctgtccccaaaACTAGTGTCTACttgggacatggcgtggttatatATGCTAGGAGGCATGAACCTGTGTGTACAGTACACTTAATGTGTTAGTATTGTAGCACTTGGCGAGACAGGGGCATGAGcggggggcggggagggggtggggggttggagaggtggggggggggggggggggtgaaacagacagaaaaaggatgagagaaagagagacgcagacgcagataatttattcaataggccatagccccttatgaaggagtgttaacgttgcaaataatttaactcatcaggtgcaaaaaaaggtacaacataataatcgcacaacactacagGTTAAAGCATACATTACACGGTATTTAACTaagaggttacaacatctcttaatttaaaggctttatacgAATACAGGGACACATTtctaacaacagtttcttgaggtgaaGCCAGGAGCAAGCTGAGTCCAAAAGTGCTTGGggttttataatatttaaatgggataaatttttctcttaatctgtttaaatatggacaacacaaaacaaaatggacttcatcttcttgctttactttacaaaggggacacatcaactgatcggtattatgctgtttatatcggttagcatgcacatttatttctgaaataccGAATCGAAACCTCGTCATAAGAAAATTTAGATGTCTATCCACATTCAACAAAAggtagggtttaatgtcatgtggactgggtggccgagtggtaacgcacttgcgctcggaagcgagaggttgcgag
Encoded proteins:
- the LOC138976616 gene encoding uncharacterized protein, yielding MKISSPYVIPIRTALLTRRENLYDVYKDRHVPVRPVRPVRPPGGHPAPVRSLLASDVRRPTSERPQINVALAEKRVADFLQKAGKVMFTREPYSKLLSGYVDKLFAPNPYFWKTVGRFIIKEFRHNPTSVSLTCGHDVTFPEFIKYVIRNERSNNLHRENHFVPSYDQCKPCDYHYDVIGKMETFSKDVSLVVAQLGFNISQSTLKEWSRVSEFDAIEDSITSPYGWQKNVTKCMTWELANKRIWRKLQIRGILDRNEPLPINYKHSSSSSAEFIQLVKSSWEQFRTNGTKPRQKAEALSSAYSLVPKSDLELLREYFLLDFDLFDYDSRPAKIFEAKNTWDVFNITQ